In Paenibacillus dendritiformis, the DNA window TCCGCGAGGATCGCTTTTTCATCAAATCCTTAGGCCTCAAGCGCGTGCCCGTCCTCACCCACACTCCGTCAGCGTCTGGATTTGGCGGCGGCCAGCAGTTACGATTGGCAAACCACACTGCTGGAAGAGCCGGCAGACTTACTGGGTGCGCTTAACGTCCCGCTAACGCCTGTTCAAGACGGATTTAAATTTGGAGCGATTGCCTTCCGGCAAGTTTGCCACGAACGATCTGGTATTGTGTACAGGCCTCGTTGCTTATAATCTGCTGCGGGCCATTGGACAAATTTCCATCCAAGAACCGGACGCTCCGCTTCGGAAGACACAGTCCATGGTTTCGGACATTCCAGCGTATTTATGGGATGTTGTCGGGATAAAATGTCACGAACCTATGTTTCCGTTCAAACTCGGCACATGGGAAGCTTTGTTTCGTGATGTCTTTTTAAAGAGAATCGAGTCTCCGCCTCTGCTTTCTAAGCCTTTCGTTACATCTGATAGTCCAGGTTCTCTTATTCGCATCCCGTTCACGGATTCAGGACACCCTGTAGAAGTAAAAGTTTTGTTTTGAACTACATGTTATTACAAGAAAATGGAACCGTCTATAAGGTTCTAAGACACAATTATTAGATTATATCTGTAAGAATTGGAGAAAAAATGCTCAAATTAACGGCTCGGTAAGTCGATGCTAGCGCAGGCAGGTATCGGGTTTTTTGCTTATCTTAGAGTATTTTCGAACTGTAGCGACAACACCTCTATCTTATAAAGAAAAAGCAACTACTAATCACTAGCATCTTATTCCAAACGTATGGTAATGTGGGAAATGGTGGAATGAAACGGCGAAAAAATACTTCAAAAGAGGGAGGTAAAATACAATGGAGGATGTGCAGAAAGTGGATTTTTCGGAATTCACATCATATTTTATATCTCAATAAACCAATGAAAGGGAGGGTGTCTTTGAGTATCTTCATGAAAAAATACGGGAAAGTCACACTTCTTCTTGTCGTTGTGTTCATCATTGGTGCACTGTATATTCCCAAGCTAAATCATACAGCCGAAGTGATTTCATTTAATCAATTAGTTAAAGAACATGTCAAAGAAGAAGAGATCGAGTATCTCTTCCTTAGTAAGGCGATTCAGGGCGAGTCTTCTAGAGATTCAAGCTTTAGAATATATGATAAAGAAGAGAGGGAACGAGTACTCCAGATTTACTCCAAAATTGAAATGAAAAGGGAGGATCGCCCTGAACGCCTGTCACAGAGGGAAAGGGTTTACTTGAACTTTGGGAATGTGTATGGACTGCAATACGTGATAATGGTTACCGACCTTGGAATCGTGGATACGTTCCATTATAAGACAAATAAAGGGGGAACTTATAGGATTACAAACGATTTTGATTTTGGAACCATCCGCCGTTTATCTGAACCTGAACCCGGTGCTGGAAATGCCAGTGCCGGTTTTTTTTGCTACGCCTTCTGCACCGCAGACGAAAGGACCCTGCATTTTTACGAAACTCTTTCCCTCCAAAAAAACAATAACGAGCCTTTACTTTTCCTACGAGATGCTCTAAGATAATAAATAAGTTTCCTTAGGAAAACATTTTTGTACAAAAACATATTTTATGGGGGAGGGAAAAATATGCGTCAAACTATAGATGTTAATAATTTGCACATATCGTATTACGGAAAAGAGGTCATCAAGGATGTAAGCTTCTCGCTGCAGACCGGCAAGCTTATCGGCATCCTCGGGCCGAATGGGGCGGGCAAGTCGACATTGATGAAGGCCATGCTCAGTCTCATTCCCCGCGACGGAGGAGAGATTACGCTGGGTGGAGAGCCGCTTACCTCGATGCGTAAAAAAATCGCCTATGTGCCGCAGCGCTCCAATATCGATTGGGACTTTCCCATTATTGTGAAGGATACGGTGCTATTGGGGACATTCCCGACCCTCGGCCTGTTCCGGAGGCCCACCAAGCACGATAAAGAATGGGCGCTCGAATGCCTCCGCAAGGTCGGCATGGAGAAATTCAAAAACAACCAGATCGGCGAGTTGTCCGGCGGCCAGCAGCAGCGGGTGTTCCTGGCGCGCGCGCTTGCCCAGAAGGCGGAATACTTCTTCCTTGACGAGCCGTTTGTCGGAATTGATGTCGCCAGCGAGAACGTCATCATCGATATTTTGAAGACGCTGCGGGATGAAGGGAAGACGGTGTTCGTCGTGCACCACGATTTAAGCAAGGTGGAAAGCTATTTCGACAATCTGATTTTGATGAATAAGGAATTGATCGGCTGCGGGCCCGTCGATCGCGTCTTCCGCCCGGAATTGATGCAGGAAGCCTATCAGACGCCGTTTGGGATGATAGGAAAATTGGGGGTCGGAATGTGATGGAATTTATACATGATTTAATGGCCTATGAGTTTTTGCAGCGAGCCTTTGTCACTTCGATTATTGTTGGCGTTATTTGCGGCGTTATCGGCTGCTTTATCGTATTGCGCGGGATGGCGCTCATGGGAGACGCAATTTCGCACGCCGTGCTGCCGGGTGTGGCCATTTCCTATATGCTGGGGATCAATTACTTCTATGGGGCGGTCGTCTCGGGAATATTGACGGCGGTCGGGATCGGAGTCATTAATCAGAACAGCCGCGTCAAGAGCGATTCTTCCATTGGGCTGGTGTTCTCCGCCGCTTTTGCTCTCGGCATCATTCTGATTACGAGCGCCAAGAGCGCTACCGACTTGACGCAAATTTTGTTCGGGAATGTCCTGTCGGTACGGGCATCGGATATGTGGCTGACGGTCGCCGTCGGAGGCATCGTGCTGCTGGCAGTCCTCCTCTTCTACAAGGAACTGCTGGTGTCGAGCTTCGATGAGACGATGGCCGCGGCCTATGGGCTGAAGACGCGCCTTATCCACTATTCGATCATGGTTCTGCTGACGCTCGTCACGGTAGCGTCCCTGCAGACGGTAGGCGTCATTCTGGTTGTCTCAATGCTGATTACGCCGGCATCCACCGCGTACTTGCTCACGAACAGACTGTCCACGATGATTGGGCTCGCGATGTTCTTCGGCGCCCTGTCCTCGATGATCGGCTTGTATGTCAGCTTTCTCTACAATCTGCCGTCCGGCCCGGTTATTGCCTTGGCGACGACGTCCATCTTTTTGCTGGCGTTTCTGTTCTCTCCGAAGCAAGGAGTGATTCGGCGGATGCTGAAGATGAACAAGCGGAGAATGGCCGTCGGGAAGTAATAACCGGATTAGGATAAATCATGATATGAAAAAGGAGTCCAGGAAAATGAAAATGGTAAGAAAATTCATGTTATTGTCGGCGATGGCGGCACTGCTGGTGCTGGCTGCGTGCGGGCAAGCGAATTCGGACAAATCCGGGGCTGTTCCCGCCTCTTCCGATTCCGCTTCCGAGCCGGCCAAGGAAGGGCCGCTCAAGATCGTCACTTCCTTCACGATTCTCGAGGACTTCGCCCGGGAAATCGGCGGCGAAGATGTCGAGGTTCACAATCTGGTGCCAACAGGCACGGATCCGCATGAATATGAACCGCTGCCGGAGGATATTAAAAAAGCGACGGATGCGGATGTTCTTTTCTATAACGGCTTGAATCTGGAGGGCGGCAAAAGCGGCTGGTTCTTCAAAATGATCGAGTCCGTCGGCCAGAAAGAGGAAAATGTGTTCAACCTGACGGAGCGCGTGGAACCGATGTATATCGGGGGCAAGGACGGCCATGAGGAAGAGATTAATCCTCACGCGTTCATCGACCCTGCCGTCGGCGTCAAGATGGCGGAGGATATGCGGGATGCCCTGATGAAGAAGGACCCTGCGCGCAAAGAGAATTACCAGAAGCGGGCAGACGAATATATCAGCAAGCTCAAAGAGATTGATAAGGAATATGAAGAAAAAATCAATTCCATCCCGGAAGAGAACCGGATCCTGGTAACGAGCGAACGCGCATTCCAATATATGACGACGCATTATGGACTGAAGGAAGCGTATATTTGGGAGATTGACACGGAAGAGAACGGTTCGCCAACCCAGATTAAATCGCTGGTTGAATTTATTAAGGAGCATAAAGTGCCGGTTCTCTTTATCGAATCCAATGTGGACCCGCGCCCAATGGAGACCGTCTCGAATGAAACCGGCGTACGCATCGCCGAGAAGCGGATCTACTCCGATGAAATCGGACAGCGGGGAGAAGAAGTGGATACGTATATCAAATATTTGGAATATAACCTTGAACTCATTCATAGCGAATTAAGCAAATCATAATAGTAAAAACTTGGCTAGTGCGGTTTTGATTCCATCGGGAAGAAAGAACGCGCTGGAAGCATCAACTGCCGGTAGGCAACGAGCCTGATCGCGATTCAGAAAAGGGGGGAGGGCATGCGAACCCCGGGGATGGAGGATCACCTCGAACAGATCTACCTGTTGACCAGAGCCAAAGGGTTCACAAGAGTGTCGGATATCGCGCAAGCACTGTCCATTCATGATTCGTCCGCTTCCAAGATGGCGCAGAAGCTGGGGAAATCGGGATATGTGCAGTACGAGAAATACGGGAGAATCTGCTTGACGGAAAAAGGGTTCCAGGTAGGGCGCCAACTATTCAACCGCCATCAATTGCTGGAAAAGTTTTTGCGCCAGATCGGCGTTGAGGAAGAACAGATCCACCAGGAAGTCGAGCAGATTGAGCATCATTTCAGTTGGAGCACGATCGCCCGGATTCAAGAGCTTGTCCGTTTTTTTGAAGAAGAGCCGCTCGTGTTGAGGGAGTTCCATAAAAGACAAACGCTCTAGCCTCTATACGGAGCTGTGGAGGGAGGCCTGGCTCCAGCAAGATATCGCGCCGCTTGCGGCACGACGCAGCCGGATTTCAGCATCCGCCGAAAGCGTCAAGCTGCTCTTCCTCCGCGATTGCCTGTATCTCTTCGGCTCCGATGCGGAGGTACATATAACCGTCCCGGGCCTGCTTCTGAAGCGCGCGATCCTGGACGAAGCGGGGGCTCGCCTCCCCGGCGTCTTCATCGTAGACGAGAAGAATGCCCTCGGTCTTCCGGAACAACAGATCGTCTCTGGCGACGAACTGCCATTTCCCGCTGTAAGGGCCATTGCTGACTGAGCCGTAATAATCGACCTGCTGCACAAGCTGATCGAAGTATGCTTTTTTCTCTTCATTCCATTGGTCCGCCTGCTGGCTGTAGGCCGTAATGATCGAGCATTTCAGATGCGGATATTGCGGCTTTAGCGCGAGCGCGGCTTCGCAGGCCCATAGGTCGACCCCGTATTGGCCCGGGGTGATGACCCATTCGAGCCCTTCCTCCAGCAGGGGGATCAACCGGGCTGCGATCGCTTTGCGAATGTAAGGGATTCCTTGATGCTTGTTATTGTAAATGCCGAGCTCATGGGCGCGGTAGCCGGTAACAAGTAAGTTTTTCAAGTGATCTGCCTCCAAGTATGGAATCATCGTCAATCGTTCGTTCTCATCCACCATTATACATGAGCCGGCATCAATGTGCCGGAGGCGGGGCGGCATGCGCCGCCGCCCGCGCCAGCAGATGGCTTCCGAGTGAATCGGGAGTCATCTTTTTTTGTTCCTGTCCGCCGCTTGATTAGATACAAAAACTGAAAAACTTGGCCAAATGTGCCGATATCATTAGTAACCTTCAATGGATATTTATTCAAGTTTATCGAAGAATGGGAAGTTGACGGGACGAGCATAAAAATCTGGCGACGATTCGAGGAGGAGTCAGGCGATGACGCATCTGGATAAGAAGATTATTGAGATGGAGCAGGCGAAGAAAAGGCTGGAGCAGCAGAACAGCCGCAGTCAGGAGGGCCAGGAGGACGCGGAGCGCGAGGCGCAAGCCGAACGTCATGCGGCCCGTGAGGAGAGGGAAGCGCAGTGGCGGCGGGAGATTCGGGAAGGAATGCGGAGCGGCCGTATTGACATAGCGGGCACTTCCGTCGAATTCCAGCCGGCAAGCTTTTTTCAACCGGGTATTCGTTTCTTGTTCCCCGGGGAGTTTCTCGTCTGCGCGCTTGATACCGAGCAGCAGAAGGTGTACCGGAACGAAGCCCATGCCGTCAATATCCTCTTGCAGTACACGGATCACCCCGGGCAGCCCATCGATATGACAGCAATGAAGAGCGAGATGATTCGCAATATGAAGAGCATGGAGCTGAATACCGAATGGGTGGAGGATGGCGTGAAGGAGGTGAACGGACGGCCGGTTCACTACTGCGCGTTTTTGAACCCGGTGGCGCACGGGAAGGTGTTTAACTTTTTGTTTTTCGCGGATGCGGGGCGCAAGCGGCTTATCGGGAACATCAATTGCAATGGGAAGGACAGCAAGCTGTGGTCCTGCATTGCCCAGGAAATGATCGATTCGATGGAGGTGGCGCGCAGATGAGCGTATCGCAATTATCTTATCAAAATGTGAGAATTTCCCCATTTCCCCATATGCAGCTGTTGGAGATGTCTATCGTGCAAGAGGTGAACGAGCATGGGAAGCTCACGTTCACGGGCCGAATGCCGGAGGATCATAAGGACAATGATCTGTTCGCCATGAATGAGCAGACGCCGGTTCAAGTCGTGCAGATCACGGAGCAGGGCGAGGAGCGGGTCTTGTTCTCCGGTATTTTGTCAGAGATGCGGATCGAGAAGTCGCGGGACGTCTATTCCGTCTATGCGGAAGCGCTGACAAGCACGATCATGCTTGATATCCGCGTGAAGAACCGGTCGTTCCAGGACGCCGCGATGACCTACAATCAGCTCGTCCGCCATCTGGGCGGCGATTACTCGAATTATGACGTGAACTATACGTCGGAACAAAATCCCTCCCTCGGCGCCTTGGTCGTGCAGTACAAGGAGACGGACTGGGCCTTCCTCAGACGATTGGCCTCCCGTCTCGACACCGTGGTCGTGCCGGCCGAGAACTTCAAGGATATTAAATTCAGCTTCGGTCTCCCGGATACCGGGGCGGTCAAGAAGCTGTCTCCTTCCAGCTATGTCATTACCAAAAAGCTGGCCGACTATATGAACTACCACAAAAATGTCCGGCGCAATGCGATGGAGAGCGATTTTATTTTCTATGAGATTACGACGGATCAATGGCTGCATCTGGGCGATGCCGTCGATTTCCAAGGGGCGCGGCTCTATGTCGGCAAGGCCGTGTCCATGATGGACCGGGGAAGCGTCAAGCACACGTACACGATTACGACCCGCAAAGGCTTGAACCGGCATTCGCCGTACAATGACGCGATCCGCGGCGCATCGATAGGCGGGACGGTGCTGGCCATCCAGCGGGACAAGGTGAAGGTGCGGCTTGATATCGACAAGGAGCAGGATGCCGGGAAGGCCTGCTGGTTCCCGTATTCGACCGTCTATGCCTCCGCGGACGGCAGCGGCTGGTACTGCATGCCCGAGGCGGGCGACAGCGTCCGGGTCACGTTCCCGAGCGATCGGGAGGAGGAAGCCTTCGCCATCAGCTCGGTCAACTCGTATGCGGGCGAACCGGGAGGAGCCGGAATGCAGAACGGTCAGGGCGGCATGTCCGGCGTTGGAGCTGCGGGCGGGGGGACGCAGGATCGGATGTCCGATCCGAATGTCCGGTATTTCCGCAATTCTTCGGGCATGGAGGTTACGCTGGCCCCCGGACATGTGCTGATTTCCGCAAATAACGGTCAGGCTACGATTCGGCTCGCCCAGGACGGCTCGATTACGATTGCCGGGCAGAACGAGGTCTCGTTGACCTCGAGGGAGAACGTGACCATCCGGGCGGACAAGACGCTGATGATGACCGCAAGCGAAGAGATTGCGATCGAGAGCCAAAAAGGCGGCAAGATCGTGCTCAACAGCGGGGGAGACGCGGAGTTGAAGGGGAACAAAGTACTTACGAACTAGTGTGGCACTAAGGGCGCTCCGCGCAGAAAGGGAGATTCGCCGTGACAAGGGATGAGGCGCTGCGGCATTGGATGGATACGGCCGTTGCCGCGAAGCGGTGGGAGCAAATGCATGCGCTCCATCAGAGCGTGATGAGGGACAGAGACAGGCTGGTGGCGGAATTCATCGCGTCGTTCAAGCAGCTATGCCGTCACATTCGGCGCATGCAGGACGAGAAGCGCAAGGGGAAAATCAAATACATTCATTACTCGGCGCTGCGGAGCCGCCTCTTGAGCGGCGATCACCGCTGCCGGATTGATGCGTATGACAGGCAGTGGTATGCGGATGCCGTGGACTGTTCCGCCGAATATGATGCAGGTTGGGCGTTCGGCCGCCTGGACGAGTTCACGCGCGCGATTGCGGAGCAGGGCAAAAGGTACGTCGGCAAGGTGCTGCCGGCCGATGTGGAGGCGGTCATGCGGGGCGAGGCCGTCTGGTATACGGCCTGCCTCGTCAAGCTGGCCCGCCATGCGGTAAGAGAGGCGGTTCGCAGCGATGAGTTCGCCGCCATCGACAAGGAAGACGAGCTGTACATCATGGTCGGCGAGTACAAGGACCGGAGCGAGCTGGTCTATCGCCATGATGCCCGGGAGAAGGGGGGCCGCGAGCTGCGGGAGATGCTCTCCGCGGGCCAGCGGAGCGAATATGTCTATGAGGTATTCAATGGAGCGGATCTGAGCGGCATGTACTTTTCCTTGCTCAACTTCAGCTACGCGGATCTGTCCCATTGCACGTTGGCCGGCAATGCCATCTGGGGCTGCGCGTTCATCGGCGCAGACTTCCGCGGGGCCAATCTGGAAGGAGCAGATATGAACCGCAGCATTGTGCATGGGGCGAGCTTCAAGGAGGCGAACCTGCGGAACGCGAGTCTGGAGCATATTCAGGGAGGACTGTCCTTCCCGGCGCCGGATGAGCTTCATATTCCGCCTTTCATGGAGACGAGCTTCCAGGACGCCAACCTGGAGCATGCGAGCTTCCGCGGGGCCGATCTGCGGGGCGCGGATTTCCGGGGCGCGGCTTTAAGGGAGGCATGCTTCACCGATGCGGAGCTGGAAGGCGCAATATTTGCGGCCGAGGATGTGGGGCATCTCGGTTTGAGCGAGCGGCAGATCGCGGGCATCGTGATTGCGGAAGGGTGCCGGGCCTGATGCGCCGCGATTCGGCGGGGGCATACGAGTGATCAGGAGTGATCAATGGATAGGGAGCGGGAGGTCATATGGACTATTTCATCATTGCGCAGGATGAGAGCGCGGATCAGCAATTCCGCTTCGCCGGCTTGAAGTCGACGAATAAAATCATCGAGGTGACGCCGGATCAGGCGGACGATATTCAGGACATTACCATCGTATTCGTCGAGGGCCAGGCCGACAGCGTCTACCCCGATTATATCGGCAAGCCGGTCGTGCTGGTGGCGGATGAGGTCAAAAAAGTGCTGGAGCTGCATGATCCGAAGCTGGTGTTCAAATGCGCCATCCTGTCAGACCCGAAGCACAGCATGCAGAAGGTATATTGGCTCCTGCTGCTGCCGAGGGTCGATTGCTTGTCGGAGCGGACGGAGTTCCAGAAGACGGGTGCGGTCAAGCGCATCGTCATCGATCAGGCGAGGGCTGCCGGACATGCCATTTTCCGGGCTCAAGGCTTGCTGGAGAAGCATGTCTTTATCCCTCTCGATGTGGCCGAGAGCCTGCTGCGAAGGGAACTGCTGGGGATTCGGCTGGAGAAGGTGGAGCATGATCGCGGAGATTCGGACGTATCCCAACCGGGTGCATTCCAACCGGGCGCATTCACAGAAGGATCGGTGCGCTAGTGGAAGATAACCGGATCGTTCAATAGATGGAAAGGTAAGGAGGAATAGACATGCATGAAATGATAGCGGACGGCGGAGGCGGCGAGGGTCAAGCCGAGCCGAAATATGTGGTGCACGGCGCCTTCTGCGCCTGCAGCCAGGGAACGCGCCCCGCTCGGCTT includes these proteins:
- the mntR gene encoding transcriptional regulator MntR; the protein is MRTPGMEDHLEQIYLLTRAKGFTRVSDIAQALSIHDSSASKMAQKLGKSGYVQYEKYGRICLTEKGFQVGRQLFNRHQLLEKFLRQIGVEEEQIHQEVEQIEHHFSWSTIARIQELVRFFEEEPLVLREFHKRQTL
- a CDS encoding SLOG family protein — translated: MKNLLVTGYRAHELGIYNNKHQGIPYIRKAIAARLIPLLEEGLEWVITPGQYGVDLWACEAALALKPQYPHLKCSIITAYSQQADQWNEEKKAYFDQLVQQVDYYGSVSNGPYSGKWQFVARDDLLFRKTEGILLVYDEDAGEASPRFVQDRALQKQARDGYMYLRIGAEEIQAIAEEEQLDAFGGC
- a CDS encoding metal ABC transporter solute-binding protein, Zn/Mn family, translated to MKMVRKFMLLSAMAALLVLAACGQANSDKSGAVPASSDSASEPAKEGPLKIVTSFTILEDFAREIGGEDVEVHNLVPTGTDPHEYEPLPEDIKKATDADVLFYNGLNLEGGKSGWFFKMIESVGQKEENVFNLTERVEPMYIGGKDGHEEEINPHAFIDPAVGVKMAEDMRDALMKKDPARKENYQKRADEYISKLKEIDKEYEEKINSIPEENRILVTSERAFQYMTTHYGLKEAYIWEIDTEENGSPTQIKSLVEFIKEHKVPVLFIESNVDPRPMETVSNETGVRIAEKRIYSDEIGQRGEEVDTYIKYLEYNLELIHSELSKS
- a CDS encoding contractile injection system protein, VgrG/Pvc8 family, which encodes MSVSQLSYQNVRISPFPHMQLLEMSIVQEVNEHGKLTFTGRMPEDHKDNDLFAMNEQTPVQVVQITEQGEERVLFSGILSEMRIEKSRDVYSVYAEALTSTIMLDIRVKNRSFQDAAMTYNQLVRHLGGDYSNYDVNYTSEQNPSLGALVVQYKETDWAFLRRLASRLDTVVVPAENFKDIKFSFGLPDTGAVKKLSPSSYVITKKLADYMNYHKNVRRNAMESDFIFYEITTDQWLHLGDAVDFQGARLYVGKAVSMMDRGSVKHTYTITTRKGLNRHSPYNDAIRGASIGGTVLAIQRDKVKVRLDIDKEQDAGKACWFPYSTVYASADGSGWYCMPEAGDSVRVTFPSDREEEAFAISSVNSYAGEPGGAGMQNGQGGMSGVGAAGGGTQDRMSDPNVRYFRNSSGMEVTLAPGHVLISANNGQATIRLAQDGSITIAGQNEVSLTSRENVTIRADKTLMMTASEEIAIESQKGGKIVLNSGGDAELKGNKVLTN
- a CDS encoding metal ABC transporter ATP-binding protein; the protein is MRQTIDVNNLHISYYGKEVIKDVSFSLQTGKLIGILGPNGAGKSTLMKAMLSLIPRDGGEITLGGEPLTSMRKKIAYVPQRSNIDWDFPIIVKDTVLLGTFPTLGLFRRPTKHDKEWALECLRKVGMEKFKNNQIGELSGGQQQRVFLARALAQKAEYFFLDEPFVGIDVASENVIIDILKTLRDEGKTVFVVHHDLSKVESYFDNLILMNKELIGCGPVDRVFRPELMQEAYQTPFGMIGKLGVGM
- a CDS encoding metal ABC transporter permease, coding for MEFIHDLMAYEFLQRAFVTSIIVGVICGVIGCFIVLRGMALMGDAISHAVLPGVAISYMLGINYFYGAVVSGILTAVGIGVINQNSRVKSDSSIGLVFSAAFALGIILITSAKSATDLTQILFGNVLSVRASDMWLTVAVGGIVLLAVLLFYKELLVSSFDETMAAAYGLKTRLIHYSIMVLLTLVTVASLQTVGVILVVSMLITPASTAYLLTNRLSTMIGLAMFFGALSSMIGLYVSFLYNLPSGPVIALATTSIFLLAFLFSPKQGVIRRMLKMNKRRMAVGK
- a CDS encoding pentapeptide repeat-containing protein, with the protein product MTRDEALRHWMDTAVAAKRWEQMHALHQSVMRDRDRLVAEFIASFKQLCRHIRRMQDEKRKGKIKYIHYSALRSRLLSGDHRCRIDAYDRQWYADAVDCSAEYDAGWAFGRLDEFTRAIAEQGKRYVGKVLPADVEAVMRGEAVWYTACLVKLARHAVREAVRSDEFAAIDKEDELYIMVGEYKDRSELVYRHDAREKGGRELREMLSAGQRSEYVYEVFNGADLSGMYFSLLNFSYADLSHCTLAGNAIWGCAFIGADFRGANLEGADMNRSIVHGASFKEANLRNASLEHIQGGLSFPAPDELHIPPFMETSFQDANLEHASFRGADLRGADFRGAALREACFTDAELEGAIFAAEDVGHLGLSERQIAGIVIAEGCRA